A genome region from Cucumis sativus cultivar 9930 chromosome 4, Cucumber_9930_V3, whole genome shotgun sequence includes the following:
- the LOC101208820 gene encoding patellin-6 — protein MDSTTSPSPISTPKPHSKKGFVSSLMEAATLRSPSFKEDTYFISHLKSSERKALQDLKDKLSASTSTADHRPSMWGIPLLAGDDRADVILLKFLRARDFKVPDSLHMLQKCLQWRSEFGADGIVDEDLGFKELEGLVAYMQGYDREGHPVCYNAYGVFKDKEMYERIFGDDEKLKKFLKWRVQVLERGIHLLHFKPGGVNSLIQVTDLKDMPKRELRVASNQILSLFQDNYPEMVARKIFINVPWYFSMLYSMFSPFLTQRTKSKFVIAKEGNVAETLYKFIRPEDVPVQYGGLSRPSDLQNGPPKPASEFAVKGGEKVNIQIEGIEGGATISWDIVVGGWELEYSAEFVPIADGSYTIAVEKPRKISANEEAIHNSFTTREAGKMVLSVDNTASRRKKVAAYRYIVRKSTTI, from the exons ATGGACTCCACAACCTCCCCTTCCCCCATTTCCACTCCCAAACCTCATTCTAAGAAAGGCTTCGTCTCTTCTCTAATGGAAGCCGCCACTCTCCGTTCTCCCTCTTTCAAAGAAGATACTTACTTCATTTCCCATCTCAAATCCTCCGAGAGAAAAGCCCTCCAAGACCTTAAAGATAAGCTCTCTGCTTCTACCTCCACTGCCGATCATCGTCCTTCTATGTGGGGTATCCCTCTCTTAGCCGGCGATGACCGTGCTGATGTTATCCTCCTTAAGTTCCTTCGTGCTCGAGACTTCAAAGTACCCGACTCTCTTCATATGCTTCAGAAATGCCTCCAATGGCGGTCTGAGTTTGGTGCTGATGGTATTGTTGATGAAGATTTAGGGTTTAAGGAACTTGAAGGGCTTGTTGCTTATATGCAGGGCTATGACAGAGAAGGACACCCTGTTTGTTATAACGCGTATGGGGTTTTCAAGGATAAGGAAATGTACGAGAGGATCTTTGGCGATGATGAGAAACTCAAGAAGTTTCTTAAATGGAGGGTTCAAGTTTTGGAAAGAGGGATTCATCTTCTCCATTTTAAACCTGGTGGGGTTAATTCATTGATTCAAGTCACCGATCTTAAAGATATGCCTAAACGAGAGCTTCGTGTTGCTTCTAATCAAATCCTTTCTCTGTTTCAAGACAATTACCCTGAAATGGTTGCTCGTAAG ATTTTCATCAATGTGCCCTGGTACTTCAGTATGTTGTACTCCATGTTTAGCCCCTTTCTAACTCAACGAACCAAGAGCAAATTTGTCATCGCTAAAGAAGGAAATGTAGCCGAAACCCTTTACAA ATTCATCAGACCAGAGGACGTGCCGGTACAGTACGGCGGCCTGAGTCGACCAAGCGATTTGCAGAATGGCCCGCCGAAACCGGCGTCAGAGTTCGCCGTCAAAGGAGGAGAGAAAGTGAACATTCAAATAGAAGGCATTGAG GGGGGAGCCACAATCTCATGGGACATTGTAGTGGGAGGTTGGGAATTAGAGTACAGCGCAGAGTTCGTTCCAATCGCCGATGGAAGCTACACAATAGCGGTGGAGAAACCAAGGAAAATTTCAGCAAATGAAGAAGCAATTCACAACTCCTTCACTACAAGAGAAGCTGGAAAAATGGTGTTATCCGTTGACAACACAGCTTCAAGGCGGAAAAAGGTCGCCGCCTACCGTTACATCGTTCGAAAATCAACAACCATCTAA
- the LOC101208581 gene encoding macrophage migration inhibitory factor homolog → MPCLYISTNVNLAGVDSAPIFSATTTAVSSIIGKPENYVMVLLNGSVPISFGGNGDPAAFAEVVSMGGINSEVKRRLISTLGSILNEKLSVPPARFFLKVHDTTAGRPISKL, encoded by the exons ATGCCTTGCCTTTACATCTCCACCAATGTCAACTTGGCCGGAGTCGACTCCGCTCCCATCTTCTCCGCCACTACCACCGCCGTCTCCTCCATTATTGGCAAACCCGAAAAT TATGTGATGGTGTTGCTGAATGGGTCGGTGCCGATATCGTTTGGAGGGAATGGGGATCCAGCAGCGTTTGCAGAGGTGGTGTCCATGGGAGGAATAAACTCAGAAGTGAAGAGGAGGTTGATCTCAACCCTCGGAAgcattttgaatgaaaagcTTTCAGTTCCACCGGCGAGATTCTTCCTTAAAGTCCACGACACGACGGCTGGTCGCCCCATTTCCAAATTATGA